In one window of Deinobacterium chartae DNA:
- a CDS encoding response regulator transcription factor, with product MNILIIEDDAPHRQLLKLFLEQQGHTVREADSGNTGLERLDACDLVLLDVQLPDTDGFSLLAQLRQQRSELPALFISNVSDPEIRIRALELGADDYLIKPLDLRELSARIQSVMRRYGFKQEIRHGPLVIRPLTHEVWYGKTPVDLLNQEFALLVTLARHPERVWTRQELLERAWGTDYMGTERTVDVRVSNLRKKLQLAGSATDYIRSIRGVGYCFRAQSV from the coding sequence ATGAACATCCTGATCATCGAAGACGACGCACCGCACCGCCAGTTGCTAAAGCTGTTTCTCGAGCAGCAAGGCCACACCGTCCGTGAGGCCGACAGCGGCAACACAGGCCTCGAGCGGCTCGACGCCTGCGATCTGGTTCTGCTGGATGTCCAGCTGCCCGACACCGACGGCTTCTCGCTGCTGGCTCAACTACGGCAGCAGCGCAGCGAACTGCCGGCCCTGTTCATCAGCAACGTCAGTGACCCCGAGATCCGCATCCGAGCCTTGGAACTGGGCGCAGACGACTACCTGATCAAGCCGCTTGACCTGCGCGAACTCTCTGCACGCATTCAGAGCGTGATGCGCCGCTACGGCTTCAAACAGGAAATTCGCCACGGTCCCCTGGTGATCCGGCCGCTGACCCACGAGGTGTGGTACGGCAAGACCCCGGTCGACCTGCTCAATCAGGAATTCGCACTGCTGGTCACGCTCGCCCGTCACCCCGAACGGGTCTGGACCCGGCAAGAACTGCTCGAACGCGCCTGGGGAACCGACTACATGGGCACCGAGCGCACCGTCGACGTACGGGTTTCCAACCTGCGCAAAAAATTGCAACTGGCCGGCAGCGCCACCGACTACA
- the nagZ gene encoding beta-N-acetylhexosaminidase, with product MTSTPPPAYPHAGPLLMVDIPGPRLDADTAEHLRRHRIGAVCLFRKNIESEAQLRQLTRDLREVMGENALIAIDQEGGCVVRTLFLPFPPAAMSLGAADDEALCEAVGAATARGLRSLGINWNFAPVLDLNVNPLNPVISERSFGADPQRASELARAWLRGSLREGVAGCVKHFPGHGDTHQDSHLALPHVNKPLSVLEAEELVPFRACLDAPAFMTAHIVFEALDPERPATLSPVILEGLLRRQWGYPGVIITDSMGMQAIDGHYGRGPAAVMALQAGADMVMALGRRSVQEETLSAVAQALEEGHIENAEARLARLGDLARRYPSQDAGYPSEARSADSRLMHHAWGAGLTEHLNPRYPLPGERVSLVAPRNAPGEYVAETGVSGEEIAALLAQVYDLSVHLYDDPAEFSPADLEGAGFVIQATTSRRRAGPVLPWLKPDLHLALWNPFATLDVDAPALISYGYRPEALTAVLEVLRGERVPAGRLPVTVSNT from the coding sequence ATGACCTCGACTCCCCCTCCCGCCTACCCCCACGCTGGCCCGCTGCTGATGGTGGACATCCCCGGCCCCCGGCTCGACGCCGATACCGCCGAGCACCTGCGCCGCCACCGCATCGGTGCGGTGTGCCTGTTCCGCAAGAACATCGAGAGCGAGGCCCAGCTGCGCCAGCTCACCCGTGACCTGCGCGAGGTGATGGGAGAAAACGCCCTGATCGCCATCGACCAGGAAGGCGGCTGCGTGGTCCGCACGCTGTTTTTGCCCTTCCCGCCCGCCGCCATGAGCCTGGGGGCCGCCGATGACGAAGCGCTTTGCGAGGCGGTCGGGGCCGCCACCGCCCGTGGCCTGCGCAGCCTGGGCATCAACTGGAACTTCGCCCCGGTGCTGGACCTCAACGTCAACCCGCTCAACCCGGTGATCTCCGAGCGTTCCTTCGGCGCGGATCCGCAGCGGGCCAGCGAACTCGCCCGTGCCTGGCTGCGCGGCAGCCTGCGCGAAGGCGTCGCCGGCTGCGTCAAGCACTTTCCCGGCCACGGCGATACGCACCAAGACAGCCACCTCGCCCTGCCGCACGTGAACAAGCCGCTCAGCGTGCTCGAGGCCGAAGAGCTGGTTCCCTTCCGTGCCTGCCTGGACGCCCCGGCCTTCATGACCGCGCACATCGTTTTCGAGGCCCTTGACCCCGAGCGTCCCGCGACCCTCTCCCCCGTGATCCTCGAGGGCCTGCTGCGCCGCCAGTGGGGCTACCCGGGTGTGATCATCACCGACTCGATGGGCATGCAGGCCATCGACGGCCACTACGGGCGCGGCCCCGCCGCCGTGATGGCCCTGCAGGCCGGGGCCGACATGGTGATGGCGCTGGGCCGCCGCTCGGTGCAGGAAGAGACCCTTTCGGCCGTAGCCCAGGCCCTCGAGGAGGGCCACATTGAAAACGCAGAAGCGCGGCTGGCCCGCCTGGGTGACCTGGCCCGCCGCTACCCCTCGCAGGATGCCGGCTACCCCAGCGAGGCCCGCAGCGCCGACAGCCGTCTGATGCACCACGCCTGGGGAGCCGGCCTCACCGAGCACCTCAACCCGCGCTACCCACTGCCCGGCGAGCGCGTCAGCCTGGTTGCCCCGCGCAACGCTCCCGGAGAGTACGTGGCCGAAACCGGCGTATCCGGCGAGGAGATCGCCGCCCTGCTCGCCCAGGTGTATGACCTCAGCGTTCACCTGTACGACGATCCTGCCGAGTTCAGTCCGGCAGATCTCGAGGGCGCGGGCTTCGTGATTCAGGCCACCACCTCGAGGCGTCGCGCGGGGCCGGTGCTGCCCTGGCTCAAGCCCGACTTGCACCTGGCGTTGTGGAACCCGTTCGCCACCCTGGACGTGGACGCCCCGGCGCTCATCTCCTACGGCTACCGGCCCGAAGCGCTGACCGCGGTCCTCGAGGTGCTGCGCGGCGAGCGCGTTCCGGCCGGACGCCTGCCGGTTACCGTCAGCAACACCTGA
- a CDS encoding N-acetylmannosamine-6-phosphate 2-epimerase, with protein sequence MPPESQTANNRSLQTLWPSLEGQLVVSCQADPGSPLRDVRHIVALARAAEAGGARGLRLQSFEDVRAVRAVTALPIIGLTKTDRDDTDVYITPTPEEAAEIARLGAEIVAFDATDRPRPHTVSELVDAIHAAGALAMADISTLEEASAALEAGADVLSTTLSGYTPYSPQIPGPDWELMRALAARGIPFAAEGRIKSPQEAALALQLGAHCVVVGSAITRPDVITSWYARALAEART encoded by the coding sequence TTGCCGCCCGAATCCCAGACCGCCAACAACCGTTCGCTCCAGACGCTGTGGCCCAGCCTCGAGGGACAGCTGGTCGTCTCCTGCCAGGCCGACCCGGGCAGCCCGCTGCGCGACGTCCGTCACATCGTGGCGCTGGCCCGCGCCGCCGAAGCCGGGGGAGCGCGCGGCCTGCGCCTGCAGTCTTTCGAGGACGTCCGCGCGGTGCGGGCCGTCACCGCGCTGCCGATCATCGGGCTCACCAAGACCGACCGCGACGACACGGACGTCTACATCACCCCCACCCCCGAAGAGGCGGCCGAAATCGCCCGCTTAGGCGCAGAGATCGTAGCCTTTGACGCCACCGACCGCCCGCGCCCGCACACGGTCTCCGAGCTGGTGGACGCGATCCACGCCGCCGGGGCGCTGGCGATGGCCGACATCAGCACGCTCGAGGAAGCCTCGGCGGCCCTCGAGGCCGGGGCCGACGTCCTGTCCACCACGCTCAGCGGCTACACCCCCTACAGCCCGCAGATTCCCGGACCGGACTGGGAGCTGATGCGCGCCCTGGCGGCCCGGGGCATTCCCTTCGCCGCCGAAGGACGCATCAAGAGCCCGCAGGAGGCTGCCTTGGCCCTGCAGCTCGGAGCGCACTGCGTGGTGGTCGGCAGCGCCATCACCCGCCCGGACGTCATCACCTCGTGGTACGCGCGGGCCCTGGCGGAGGCGCGGACGTGA
- a CDS encoding MurR/RpiR family transcriptional regulator → MTLERSLPAGALSRLRSQLDLLTPALQRAARYVQENPHAVLYQTVTELSEASGCGEASVIRMCRDLGFKGFQDFKLALSADLAAAPSPAGPADSTADLVRHALEGARGALEETRKVLDLAALEDVADAVARAPQVLITGQGASGITALDFGYKLLRLGKPAQAHQDPHLAAMTASVLPAGSVVIGITRSGSTVDTVHVLRIAREAGAFTVAVTHRARSPITQYADRVLSTASPESPLTGGAVSSKIGQLLVLEALYLLLARHLEAAGEAVRRTAEAVVEKSY, encoded by the coding sequence GTGACCCTCGAGCGGTCGCTGCCCGCCGGGGCGCTCAGTCGGCTGCGCTCGCAGCTCGACCTGCTGACCCCGGCCCTGCAGCGCGCCGCGCGCTACGTGCAGGAAAACCCGCACGCCGTGCTGTACCAGACGGTGACCGAGCTCTCCGAGGCCTCCGGCTGCGGCGAGGCCTCGGTGATCCGCATGTGCCGCGACCTGGGCTTCAAGGGCTTTCAGGACTTCAAGCTGGCCCTCTCGGCCGACCTGGCCGCCGCCCCCAGCCCGGCAGGACCGGCGGACAGCACCGCCGACCTGGTGCGGCACGCCCTCGAGGGCGCGCGCGGCGCCCTCGAGGAAACCCGCAAGGTACTCGACCTGGCGGCGCTCGAGGACGTGGCGGACGCGGTGGCCCGCGCTCCGCAGGTCCTGATCACCGGGCAGGGCGCCAGCGGCATCACCGCGCTCGACTTCGGCTACAAGCTGCTGCGCCTGGGAAAGCCCGCCCAGGCCCATCAGGACCCGCACCTCGCCGCCATGACCGCCTCGGTGCTGCCGGCGGGCAGCGTGGTCATCGGCATCACCCGCTCGGGCTCCACGGTGGACACCGTGCACGTGCTGCGCATCGCCCGTGAGGCCGGAGCGTTCACGGTCGCGGTGACCCACCGTGCCCGCAGCCCCATCACCCAGTACGCCGACCGGGTCCTGTCCACCGCTTCTCCCGAGAGCCCGCTGACCGGCGGGGCCGTGTCGTCCAAGATCGGACAATTGCTGGTCCTCGAGGCCCTGTACCTGCTGCTCGCGCGGCACCTCGAGGCGGCCGGGGAGGCGGTCCGGCGCACCGCCGAGGCCGTGGTCGAGAAGAGCTACTGA
- a CDS encoding ABC transporter substrate-binding protein, producing MKRTLLLAAALSLGAAQAQKTELEYWTLSLKPFFTDLIEGQIKAFEKANPQYSVRWTDVPFDAVQQKLLSAIASGRAPDVVNLNAEMVTGFYAQGALEPLNAIAPKGALNTYLPRAKTAFTFDKQLYAVPWYWAPKVVAYNSEIFKKAGLSRPPRTTNELLAAAKTIKDKTGNYGFVPDLRNLEFLYLFREEGLPVLSKDGKRAVFNSPEHVKVIQTYLDLYKKGYIPEEAISKGYVAATELYGSGKLGMLITGPQFLIRVENDNKAAYDLTRVTSYPLGAGKVAHTPLMALAVPKASKNKEAAAKLATFMTDDTRQLEFAKATSTFPSTSGAAKDRYFTEGGKGAINESRLMMSRNIGSAEDLNVTVPEASRLHKAFKDGIESIFFNNRDIKATLDDVVRTWNAALAQ from the coding sequence ATGAAACGAACCCTGCTTCTTGCCGCCGCCCTCTCCCTGGGAGCCGCCCAGGCGCAGAAGACCGAACTGGAATACTGGACGCTGTCGCTCAAGCCGTTCTTCACCGACCTGATCGAGGGCCAGATCAAGGCTTTCGAAAAGGCCAACCCGCAGTACAGCGTGCGCTGGACCGACGTGCCCTTCGACGCGGTGCAGCAGAAACTGCTCTCGGCCATCGCCTCGGGCCGCGCTCCGGACGTGGTGAACCTCAACGCCGAGATGGTCACCGGCTTTTACGCACAAGGTGCCCTCGAGCCGCTGAACGCCATTGCGCCCAAGGGCGCGCTGAACACCTACCTGCCGCGGGCCAAGACCGCTTTTACCTTTGACAAGCAGCTGTACGCGGTGCCGTGGTACTGGGCGCCCAAGGTGGTCGCCTACAACAGCGAGATCTTCAAGAAAGCCGGGCTCTCGCGTCCGCCGCGCACCACCAACGAACTGCTGGCCGCCGCCAAGACCATCAAGGACAAGACCGGCAACTACGGCTTCGTACCGGACCTGCGCAACCTCGAGTTTTTATACCTGTTCCGCGAGGAAGGCCTGCCGGTGCTGTCCAAGGACGGCAAGCGCGCGGTGTTCAACTCGCCCGAGCACGTCAAGGTGATCCAGACCTACCTGGACCTGTACAAGAAGGGCTACATCCCCGAGGAGGCCATCTCCAAGGGTTACGTGGCCGCGACCGAACTGTACGGCTCGGGCAAGCTGGGCATGCTGATCACCGGGCCGCAGTTCCTGATCCGCGTGGAAAACGACAACAAGGCCGCCTACGACCTGACCCGCGTGACCTCTTACCCGCTGGGGGCCGGCAAGGTTGCGCACACCCCGCTGATGGCGCTGGCAGTTCCCAAAGCCTCGAAGAACAAGGAAGCCGCCGCGAAGCTGGCGACCTTCATGACCGACGACACCCGCCAGCTCGAGTTCGCCAAGGCCACCAGCACTTTTCCGTCCACGTCCGGAGCGGCCAAGGACCGCTACTTCACCGAGGGCGGCAAGGGAGCCATCAACGAGTCGCGGCTGATGATGAGCCGCAACATCGGCTCGGCCGAGGACCTCAACGTGACCGTCCCCGAGGCCTCGAGGCTGCACAAGGCCTTCAAGGACGGTATCGAGTCCATCTTCTTCAACAACCGCGACATCAAGGCCACGCTCGACGACGTCGTGCGTACCTGGAACGCCGCACTCGCCCAGTAA
- a CDS encoding ABC transporter substrate-binding protein, with translation MKKALAILGLLSLSAASAQKVQQEFWTIALSPFFDDEMKRLVAEYEKQNPNVELKWVDVPYDAIEQKLLAAVAAGRPPTVVNLNSDITVKLQTQGALQDFSGLDKKVLDSYFKNALDTFTFDNKVYGLPWYWAPKVVMYNTEIFKKAGISAPPKTVQGMIDAARTIKDKTGNYGFVPNINGQNILYLFQEAGLPILSKDGKRAVFNSPEHVRLLQTYVDLQKKNYVPDETMRRGFTLATELYSAGKLGMLVTGPQFLLRVEKENPKVYAQTQVAAYPIDLGGNVIHTPLMSFAIPKGVKDKAAAMKLAAFLTNDANQLAFSKATKTTFPSTKAASKDAYFRRVSDAPVDQARLISSKELAKARDLTVSVPNASRLFKAVKDNTEAAMLGTKSVKAALDETVKVWNDSLK, from the coding sequence ATGAAAAAAGCCCTGGCCATCCTCGGACTGCTCAGCCTCTCTGCCGCCTCGGCGCAGAAGGTGCAGCAAGAATTCTGGACCATCGCGCTCTCGCCGTTTTTCGACGATGAGATGAAGCGTCTGGTGGCCGAGTACGAGAAGCAAAACCCCAACGTCGAACTGAAGTGGGTGGACGTGCCCTACGACGCCATCGAGCAGAAACTGCTCGCCGCCGTGGCCGCCGGACGCCCGCCCACCGTGGTGAACCTCAACTCGGACATCACGGTCAAGCTGCAGACCCAAGGAGCCCTGCAAGACTTCTCGGGCCTGGACAAGAAGGTGCTCGACAGCTACTTCAAAAACGCGCTCGACACCTTCACCTTCGACAACAAGGTGTACGGCCTGCCCTGGTACTGGGCACCCAAGGTCGTGATGTACAACACCGAGATCTTCAAGAAAGCCGGGATCTCGGCCCCGCCCAAGACCGTGCAGGGCATGATCGACGCCGCCAGGACCATCAAGGACAAGACCGGCAACTACGGTTTCGTGCCCAACATCAACGGTCAGAACATCCTGTACCTGTTCCAGGAGGCCGGATTGCCGATCCTGTCCAAGGACGGCAAGCGCGCGGTGTTCAACTCGCCCGAGCACGTGCGGCTGCTGCAGACCTACGTGGACCTGCAGAAGAAGAACTACGTGCCCGACGAGACCATGCGCCGCGGCTTCACGCTGGCCACCGAGCTCTACAGCGCGGGCAAGCTGGGCATGCTGGTCACGGGTCCGCAGTTCCTGCTGCGCGTCGAGAAGGAAAACCCCAAGGTCTACGCCCAGACCCAGGTCGCCGCGTACCCCATCGATCTGGGCGGCAACGTCATCCACACCCCGCTGATGAGCTTTGCGATTCCCAAGGGGGTCAAGGACAAGGCCGCCGCCATGAAGCTGGCCGCCTTCCTCACCAACGACGCCAACCAGCTGGCGTTCTCCAAGGCCACCAAGACCACCTTCCCGTCCACCAAGGCCGCTTCGAAGGACGCCTACTTCCGCAGGGTCAGCGACGCCCCGGTGGATCAGGCCCGCCTGATCTCCTCCAAGGAGCTTGCCAAGGCCCGCGACCTCACCGTGTCGGTCCCCAACGCCTCGAGGCTCTTTAAGGCGGTCAAGGACAACACCGAAGCGGCCATGCTGGGGACCAAGTCGGTCAAGGCCGCTCTGGACGAGACCGTGAAGGTCTGGAACGACAGCTTAAAGTAA
- a CDS encoding carbohydrate ABC transporter permease: MSTRTHHPAKKATSSGQRRNNARTLLIAYAFLLPFLALMALYHFYPMIFGTYLAFTEYNVISPPQWVGLKNFEELMRDRDFWTGVMNSVKYILVVPVIQLVAIGLAMLVNRQLPGIALFRTAYYVPVVTSFAVVGLMWQWMYQQYGPVNFMLTSLGLMHEPKSLLNNPALALVAVMFVTLWKGIGYYMVLYLAGLQSIPRDLEEAAVIDGASRWQVFWHVTLPALRPTILVCSLLSTISAIKVFEEIYVMTMGGPAGSTYTALFYVFEKAFKDFRYGYAAAAGLVVAVISLIFGWINFRLTRGGRNS, translated from the coding sequence ATGAGTACACGCACGCACCACCCGGCCAAGAAGGCCACCAGCAGCGGACAGCGCCGGAACAACGCGCGCACGCTGTTGATCGCCTACGCCTTCTTGCTGCCGTTTTTGGCCCTGATGGCCCTGTACCACTTCTACCCGATGATCTTCGGGACGTACCTGGCCTTCACCGAGTACAACGTGATCAGCCCGCCGCAGTGGGTGGGCCTCAAGAACTTCGAAGAGCTGATGCGCGACCGGGACTTCTGGACCGGCGTGATGAACTCGGTCAAGTACATCCTGGTAGTCCCGGTGATCCAGCTGGTGGCCATCGGTCTGGCGATGCTGGTCAACCGGCAGCTTCCCGGCATTGCGCTGTTCCGCACCGCCTACTACGTGCCGGTCGTGACCTCGTTCGCGGTCGTCGGCCTGATGTGGCAGTGGATGTACCAGCAGTACGGACCGGTCAACTTCATGCTGACCAGCCTGGGCCTGATGCACGAGCCCAAGTCGCTGCTCAACAACCCCGCCCTCGCCCTGGTCGCGGTGATGTTCGTGACCCTGTGGAAGGGCATCGGCTACTACATGGTGCTGTACCTCGCGGGCCTGCAGAGCATTCCGCGTGACCTCGAGGAGGCCGCCGTGATCGACGGTGCCTCGAGGTGGCAGGTGTTCTGGCACGTCACGCTGCCCGCCCTGCGCCCCACCATCTTGGTGTGCAGCCTGCTCTCGACCATCTCGGCCATCAAGGTGTTCGAGGAGATCTACGTGATGACCATGGGCGGCCCGGCGGGCAGCACCTACACCGCCTTGTTCTACGTGTTCGAGAAAGCGTTCAAGGACTTCCGCTACGGTTATGCCGCTGCGGCCGGACTGGTGGTCGCGGTGATCAGCCTGATTTTCGGCTGGATCAACTTCCGCCTGACCAGGGGAGGACGGAACTCGTGA
- a CDS encoding carbohydrate ABC transporter permease: protein MSAASPYIDLAAIKRRKRARAALTNALVYAVLTVIAVVAVYPFWWTAITSVEPAGPLYEFPPKLWPEGFTLRHYEAAFSSAPLAKYFLNSVIVSFFGVILSVILAALAAYPLAKMRFWGRDVIFFTILATLVLPNEAGLIVNYITTVKLGLLQSSIGEYVALFLPSIASTVGLFLMRQAYLSIPTELIEAARIDGASELTVWWRVMLPLTKPTLAAFSILQFVGFWNSFLWAIIILNDREKYPIAAGLLDLSGQFATNTRAVAAGTVITMIPVILVFLFAQRYFMKGLEGAVKG, encoded by the coding sequence GTGAGTGCGGCGAGCCCTTACATCGACCTGGCGGCCATCAAGCGCCGCAAGCGTGCCCGCGCGGCCCTGACCAACGCGCTGGTGTACGCGGTCCTGACCGTGATCGCCGTTGTGGCGGTGTACCCGTTCTGGTGGACCGCCATTACCTCGGTGGAGCCCGCAGGTCCGCTGTACGAGTTCCCGCCCAAGCTGTGGCCGGAGGGCTTCACCCTGCGCCACTACGAGGCGGCCTTCTCGAGCGCGCCGCTGGCCAAGTACTTCCTGAACTCGGTGATCGTCTCGTTTTTTGGCGTGATTCTCAGCGTGATCCTCGCGGCCCTGGCCGCCTATCCGCTGGCGAAGATGCGCTTCTGGGGACGGGACGTCATCTTCTTTACCATCCTGGCCACGCTGGTGCTGCCCAACGAGGCGGGCCTGATCGTCAACTACATCACCACCGTGAAGCTGGGCCTGCTGCAGAGCAGCATCGGCGAGTACGTGGCGCTGTTTTTGCCCTCGATCGCCTCCACGGTGGGCCTGTTCCTGATGCGCCAGGCCTACCTGTCCATTCCCACCGAGCTGATCGAGGCGGCGCGCATCGACGGGGCCAGCGAGCTCACCGTGTGGTGGCGCGTGATGCTGCCCCTGACCAAGCCCACCCTGGCCGCCTTTTCCATCCTGCAGTTCGTGGGCTTCTGGAACTCGTTCCTGTGGGCCATCATCATCCTCAACGACCGCGAGAAGTACCCGATCGCGGCCGGCCTGCTCGACCTCAGCGGCCAGTTCGCCACCAACACCCGCGCGGTGGCGGCCGGAACGGTGATCACCATGATTCCCGTCATCCTGGTGTTCCTGTTCGCGCAGCGTTACTTCATGAAGGGCCTCGAGGGGGCCGTCAAGGGGTGA
- a CDS encoding FAD-dependent oxidoreductase, with protein MNALSYRTLDRDWDVIVVGGGTSGAMAAIRAARAGARTLVVEAFGSLGGTGTNAQVTPLMRNVSAGENLNRGLTDELKARLIARGDGAVDRSGNDNWFNPEGMKYVLERMLIEAGGEVLYHTHFVDVLKRGEDLAAVVVHNKGGLQALRAGVYIDATGDADVAVAAGAPFDAGDAESGLHQAMSLRFTLAGVDQRALCAFLDAHGQKQESPEFMHFWMVWGKNSSLEGLFRQAVADGVLLERDGDYFQGFSVPGRPGEISFNCPRLAADINDGADPWQLSQAQVDGKEAIERLLAFCRRYLPGCERSFLGSYAPMVGIRETRRIRGEYVLTLEDILECRTFEDGICRNHYPVDIHTPRGQKLYHERGGEAPYFRPDAFHEIPYRSLLPLGVRNLLVAGRCASATFEAQSAIRVQQNCHTMGEAAGLAAAWAAGAEGPSRGDVRSVDVRALRATLRELGANL; from the coding sequence GTGAACGCCCTGTCTTACCGCACCCTGGACCGCGACTGGGACGTGATCGTGGTGGGCGGAGGCACCAGCGGTGCCATGGCCGCCATCCGCGCCGCCCGCGCGGGGGCGCGTACCCTGGTCGTCGAGGCCTTCGGTTCGCTGGGCGGTACGGGCACCAACGCGCAGGTCACGCCGCTGATGCGCAACGTGTCCGCCGGGGAAAACCTCAACCGGGGCCTTACCGACGAACTCAAGGCCCGTCTGATCGCGCGCGGCGACGGTGCCGTAGACCGCAGCGGCAACGACAACTGGTTCAACCCCGAGGGCATGAAGTATGTCCTCGAGCGGATGCTGATCGAAGCGGGCGGCGAGGTGCTCTACCACACCCACTTCGTGGACGTCCTGAAGCGCGGCGAGGACCTGGCCGCCGTGGTGGTGCACAACAAGGGCGGCCTGCAGGCCCTGCGCGCCGGGGTGTACATCGACGCGACCGGCGACGCCGACGTGGCGGTGGCCGCCGGAGCGCCGTTTGACGCGGGAGACGCCGAGAGCGGGCTGCACCAGGCCATGAGCCTGCGCTTCACCCTGGCGGGCGTGGACCAGCGAGCCCTGTGCGCCTTCTTGGACGCCCACGGGCAGAAGCAGGAAAGCCCCGAGTTCATGCACTTCTGGATGGTGTGGGGCAAGAACTCGAGCCTCGAGGGTCTCTTCCGGCAGGCGGTGGCCGACGGGGTGCTGCTCGAGCGCGACGGCGACTACTTCCAGGGCTTCTCGGTGCCGGGACGTCCCGGCGAGATCTCGTTCAACTGTCCGCGTCTGGCCGCAGACATCAACGACGGCGCGGACCCCTGGCAGCTCTCGCAGGCCCAGGTGGACGGCAAGGAAGCCATCGAGCGCCTGCTGGCCTTCTGCCGCCGCTATCTGCCCGGCTGCGAACGCAGCTTTCTGGGCAGCTACGCCCCGATGGTCGGCATCCGCGAGACCCGCCGCATCCGCGGCGAGTACGTGCTGACCCTCGAGGACATCCTCGAGTGCCGCACGTTCGAAGACGGCATCTGCCGCAACCACTACCCGGTGGACATTCACACCCCGCGCGGCCAGAAGCTGTACCACGAGCGGGGCGGCGAGGCACCCTACTTCCGGCCCGACGCCTTCCACGAGATTCCCTACCGCAGCCTGCTGCCGCTGGGCGTGCGCAACCTGCTCGTTGCGGGACGCTGCGCTTCGGCCACCTTCGAGGCGCAGTCGGCCATCCGGGTGCAGCAGAACTGCCACACCATGGGCGAGGCCGCCGGTCTGGCCGCGGCCTGGGCTGCCGGAGCCGAGGGTCCCTCGAGGGGCGACGTGCGATCGGTGGACGTCCGGGCCCTGCGCGCGACCCTGCGCGAACTGGGAGCGAACCTGTGA
- a CDS encoding alpha/beta fold hydrolase yields MTQPAQAAPVTRRQGGVAYRLERRVLAGVPCLLELPQESAPRALALVYHGVTAAKEGNAGVFTPLLDHGIATVMPDSAGHGERRERGLSSEALGYRNFLRTCAAFTALEAPRVIDALQQDFPGVALGVIGISMGGYTAHYLALREKRVRAAVVISSGGLWQEPEVTLPFARAFIEEHRPVDHAAAAPPTALALLHGEADPVFPMTDLEATAEAYRGAYHQAGLPQHLLVRSYPDVAHYTATGMRDDAVAFLAHHL; encoded by the coding sequence GTGACCCAGCCCGCACAGGCGGCGCCGGTGACCCGCCGTCAGGGTGGGGTTGCCTACCGCCTCGAGCGGCGCGTGCTGGCCGGAGTGCCCTGCCTGCTCGAACTGCCGCAGGAGTCTGCGCCGCGCGCACTGGCGTTGGTGTACCACGGAGTCACCGCCGCCAAGGAGGGCAACGCGGGGGTTTTTACCCCGCTGCTTGACCACGGGATCGCCACGGTGATGCCCGACTCGGCCGGGCACGGCGAGCGGCGCGAGCGCGGCCTCAGCAGCGAGGCTCTGGGATACCGCAACTTCTTGCGCACCTGTGCGGCCTTCACCGCCCTCGAGGCGCCGCGCGTCATCGACGCGCTGCAACAGGACTTTCCCGGGGTGGCCCTCGGGGTGATCGGCATCTCGATGGGCGGATACACCGCCCACTACCTGGCCCTGCGCGAGAAACGCGTGCGGGCGGCGGTGGTGATCTCCAGCGGCGGACTGTGGCAGGAGCCCGAGGTGACGCTGCCCTTCGCGCGGGCCTTTATCGAGGAGCACCGGCCCGTGGATCACGCCGCCGCCGCTCCGCCGACCGCTCTCGCCCTGCTGCACGGCGAGGCCGACCCGGTTTTCCCCATGACCGACCTCGAGGCGACCGCCGAGGCTTACCGTGGGGCCTACCATCAAGCCGGGCTGCCCCAGCACCTGCTGGTCCGCAGCTACCCGGACGTGGCCCATTACACCGCGACCGGGATGCGCGACGACGCCGTCGCCTTCTTGGCCCATCACCTCTGA